A part of Aegilops tauschii subsp. strangulata cultivar AL8/78 chromosome 2, Aet v6.0, whole genome shotgun sequence genomic DNA contains:
- the LOC109753650 gene encoding RHOMBOID-like protein 10, chloroplastic, translating to MATRLLLRLRSISQPLPPAHIPVSCSSAAQLGNCVLHCSPPGMRELHVLPRAVPNNSRWFGGGSRWHSSSSKPPRPRRILTNVLFAASFSAAGLLIDDTSSEDKQKSPPMGPIDTGSNKKKTRKRDCTNALLAINVMVYVMDVAARGRLSLCGAMVNSLALHDIGPMVEEVTGPARFLTIYFTSALAGSFMSYCAGIGSSVGASTAICGLIGAQAVYMWRHRNHLEKTNVTLGRIAFDVVINAGVGLYVMKRIDNWGHLGGLLAGVAVECFVGPHWKKLGVAEDRTKVIQDRAPLARLTNGGIRPQKTVFTETEEGLFAK from the exons ATGGCGACGCGGCTGCTGCTCCGACTCCGCTCCATCAGCCAGCCTCTTCCTCCGGCACATATTCCCGTCTCCTGCTCTTCGGCTGCCCAACTCGGAAATTGTGTCCTTCACTGCTCGCCGCCG GGCATGCGGGAACTTCATGTCTTGCCAAGAGCAGTACCCAACAACAGTCGGTGGTTTGGAGGAGGATCACGTTGGCATTCTTCGTCGTCCAAGCCACCCCGCCCTCGCCGCATCCTCACGAATGTGCTCTTTGCTGCGTCCTTCTCCGCTGCCGGCCTTCTCATCGATGACACATCATCGGAGGATAAGCAGAAATCGCCGCCCATGGGCCCAATTGATACTGGAAGCAACAAGAAGAAGACTCGCAAGAGGGACTGCACCAACGCTCTTCTCGCCATCAATGTCAT GGTTTACGTCATGGATGTAGCAGCAAGAGGGAGGCTTTCTCTGTGCGGAGCTATG GTAAATAGTCTCGCTTTGCATGATATTGGGCCTATGGTGGAAGAGGTCACTGGCCCTGCAAGATTTCTAACTATTTATTTCACTTCGGCATTGGCAG GTTCATTCATGAGTTACTGTGCTGGCATCGGATCTTCTGTTGGTGCGTCCACTGCTATTTGTGGATTG ATTGGTGCACAAGCTGTTTATATGTGGAGGCACCGAAACCATTTGGAGAAAACAAATGTAACTTTAGGGCGAATTGCATTTGATGTTGTAATCAATGCG GGCGTTGGCCTCTACGTAATGAAACGCATAGACAACTGGGGTCAT TTAGGAGGCTTGCTTGCGGGAGTGGCTGTTGAATGTTTTGTCGGTCCACATTGGAAGAAGCTAGGTGTTGCAGAGGATAGAACGAAGGTGATCCAAGACAGGGCACCTCTTGCTCGGCTAACCAATGGTGGTATAAGACCACAAAAAACAGTCTTTACTGAGACAGAAGAAGGGTTGTTCGCAAAGTGA
- the LOC109753649 gene encoding RHOMBOID-like protein 10, chloroplastic, whose product MATLTRLLLQLHYFTRPPHAAHLLRRSSPSMDAQAMRHLHVASLRAAGNSSIRWFGRSHAHPPSSSPPPLPHNRIHRALANTLACTSAAALLAGSGNGNDDTSDDQELPHDHGGDREKRRWTDVLIAVCIMVHGVDVATKGRLDVWGTKLNMFSLDDIGPMVEEAIGPARFLAIYCTSALAGSLMSYLFTPKPSVGASDAICGLCIGLLLRRIIDNWAHLGGLLGGAAMGWFVGPNWSGGPVYVAEDGAIVFQDRAPLAQLIKGTRRLTKWNDACNEQPDT is encoded by the exons ATGGCGACGCTGACgcggctgctgctccagctccactACTTCACACGGCCTCCTCATGCCGCCCATCTCCTCCGCCGCTCGTCGCCG TCCATGGATGCGCAGGCCATGCGGCACCTTCACGTCGCCTCGCTGCGGGCAGCAGGCAACAGCAGCATCCGGTGGTTCGGACGATCACATGCCCatccgccgtcgtcgtcgccgccgccactgCCCCACAACCGCATCCACAGGGCGTTAGCGAATACCTTGGCCTGCACTTCTGCTGCTGCCCTCCTCGCCGGGAGCGGGAACGGGAACGACGACACATCAGATGACCAAGAGCTACCACACGACCATGGAGGTGACAGGGAGAAGAGGCGGTGGACCGATGTTCTCATCGCTGTTTGCATCAT GGTTCATGGTGTGGATGTCGCAACAAAAGGAAGGCTTGATGTGTGGGGAACTAAG TTAAATATGTTCTCTTTGGATGATATCGGGCCTATGGTGGAAGAGGCTATTGGCCCTGCAAGATTTCTAGCTATTTATTGCACTTCAGCACTGGCAG GTTCACTGATGAGTTATTTGTTTACTCCCAAACCCTCTGTTGGTGCCTCCGATGCAATATGTGGATTG TGCATTGGCCTCCTCTTACGGCGCATCATTGACAACTGGGCTCAT CTAGGAGGCTTGCTTGGGGGAGCGGCCATGGGATGGTTTGTCGGACCAAATTGGAGCGGCGGCCCAGTGTATGTTGCAGAGGATGGAGCAATTGTGTTCCAAGATAGGGCGCCTCTTGCTCAGCTAATCAAGGGTACTAGAAGGCTAACCAAATGGAATGATGCATGTAACGAACAACCTGACACCTAA
- the LOC109753651 gene encoding DDB1- and CUL4-associated factor homolog 1 — translation MEPEQPAADPVAAEPEEEEEDDEEETEAPDAEQEAAEDEEDALLDRAQALISRVVEQESNPNPRLIHTLATMCEVQEARHLQECASDPSFNNTNTRGSHTIGKLASLIRENDDFYDLVFSKFLSDTSYPLPVRCASARLLLSIHDAFSPQFSHPFEDATLENIKSWIKEDGEASDECDWKHLGSGKKPTDTEMMRTYAIGLLSMALYGGGRLVEDVLNMGVSAKLMRFLRIRVFGDATSPEKDANLPLDTKHPRGRDENRGKVRLLQDSSILDGTRAGDGISTDPTLEKQFDRDVGMRQAHGEQGMDDTGYLLRDDVDSTMDPFDAKSVDGEKYPAGESLRDELLKRKFSRTGSRLRGKIKPGEGLPESERTPLSPTGLRMGSRTSKEKNAAKAEDPKKAIDLNNISAAPESDILSISKEEYEDRFRDCIIGLKDITDIVLKAVRAAEAEARSANAPEEAVKAAGDAAAELVKSAALEAWKSENSGDAVVLAAEKAAATVVDAAMSTSVSRSSDQVNEEHVVEEAVKISEDQDLEDFVIIDQEQLLLLREKYSILCLQYLGEYVEALGPVLHEKGVDVCLALLQRGIKDQEGCGHVSLLHEILRLICALAAHRKFAALFVDRGGIQKILSVPKITQTYTALSACLFTFGSLQSTMERVCALSPDTLNNVVELALQLLECPQDAARKNAAIFFAAAFVFKAVLDSFDAQDGMQKLLNILQVAASVRSGGNSGALGSSNANQGNDRSPAEILTQSEKQVAYHSCVALRQYFRAHLLQLVDSIRPSKSIRSIARNTSSARAGYKPFDIGNEAMDAIFRQVQRDRKLGPALVRARWPVMDKFLASNGHIILLELCQSLPADRYLHDLAQYAFGVLHIITLMPHSRKLMVHATLTNNRIGMAVILDIANSVVGYVDPEVICPALNVLVNLVCPPPSISNKPSSAVNQQPAGSYSESRDRNAEKSTSERNVAANQSESRERYGDGTPVVSSGVVGDKRISLGVGAGGPGLAAQLEQAYRQAREVVRANNGIKILLQLLGTRMVTHPLAIDPIRALACRVLLGLARDDAIAHILTKLQVGKKLSELIRDTSTQSSGGDNARWLNELTQVAIELIAVLTNSGKETTLATDAAAPALKRIERAGIAAATPVSYHSRELMQLIHEHLLGSGLAATAAMLQKEADLAPLPSTAAVLPVHQPAALEPSSVQVQQQWPSGRVQGFLSDKTMIAADQAGQRSDSVVPSSKKKALVFSSSFSKRNQPFVSFSGNRASNSLKSPVPAGNVDGMTCSASAANTGDVETSHKTPMPLPLKRKLADMEFSSASAAKRPAIMDQASQSPVFQTPAPTRRGLSVAVDSPTAAFPGRTNFNNISTENFEDSQCTPGVVTGTPHLGVNDQQTGTSERMTLDSLVVQYLKHQHRQCPAPITTLPPVSLLHPHVCPEPSRSISAPANVTARMGSREINREFSGIKVPRRDRQFIYSRFKPCRVCRDEASLLTCMTFIGGASRVAAGNHSGELRIFDSNLANLIETHTCHQNLVTMVDSTSVGGTELILSSSIDEVKLFDAFSLHTGPLHTFDNCKAARFNHAGTLFAGLSTDANHRAVLLYDVQTHNVDMQLPDNSSLPGSGRGVQPIIHFSPSDDMLLWNGVLWDRRSPTPIHQFDQFTDYCGGGFHPAGNEVILNSEVWDLRKFKLLRSVPSLDQTVIKFNGSGDVIYAILRRNLEDVTSSIQTRRVRHPLFPAFRTIDAVTYADIATVQIDRGVLDLATEPNDSLLGVVAMDDPDEMFSSARIFEVGRKRPTDDDSDPEDGGDSEEDDDDDDDSDVDVLLGTDLGLGDTDSEDDPSNSSGDDGGDDDDEEDLDSGDENDDDDEEGDFDVGGGLLEMMGGGDGDESGDMIESFSSGEDEGWLM, via the exons ATGGAGCCCGAGCAGCCGGCGGCCGACCCCGTCGCCGccgagccggaggaggaggaggaggacgacgaggaggagacgGAGGCGCCCGACGCGGAGCAGGAGGCCGCGGAGGACGAGGAGGACGCGCTGCTCGACCGCGCGCAGGCCCTGATCTCCCGCGTCGTCGAGCAGGAGAGCAACCCCAACCCGCGCCTCATCCACACCCTCGCCACCATGTGCGAGGTCCAGGAGGCCAG ACACCTGCAGGAATGCGCTAGTGATCCGTCCTTCAATAACACAAACACAAGGGGCTCCCATACTATAGGCAAGCTGGCGAGTTTGATCAGG GAGAATGATGATTTCTATGACCTAGTGTTTTCTAAGTTCTTGTCAGATACATCGTACCCTTTGCCAGTACGCTGTGCTTCTGCTAGGCTGCTCCTAAGCATCCATGATGCATTTTCG CCTCAGTTTTCTCATCCTTTTGAAGATGCTACCCTAGAAAATATAAAATCCTGGATAAAGGAAGATGGTGAAGCATCGGATGAATGTGATTGGAAGCATCTAGGAAGTGGTAAAAAACCCACAGATACTGAGATGATGAGAACATATGCTATTGGGTTGCTCTCGATGGCGTTGTATGG TGGTGGGCGTTTGGTAGAAGATGTCTTGAACATGGGAGTATCAGCCAAGCTCATGCGTTTTCTGCGAATACGAGTCTTTGGTGATGCCACATCTCCAGAGAAAGATGCCAATCTTCCACTAGATACCAAGCATCCTCGGGGTAGAGATGAGAATAGGGGCAAAGTACGATTGCTTCAAGACAGTTCTATACTGGACGGAACAAGGGCTGGAGATGGAATATCGACTGACCCAACTTTGGAAAAACAGTTTGATCGTGATGTTGGGATGAGGCAAGCACACGGAGAACAGGGGATGGATGACACTGGTTACCTGCTACGTGATGATGTTGATTCTACAATGGATCCTTTTGATGCAAAGTCAGTCGATGGGGAAAAGTATCCTGCAGGTGAAAGCCTGAGAGATGAACTCTTGAAGAGAAAGTTCAGCCGTACAGGATCTCGACTAAGAGGGAAAATCAAACCAGGTGAAGGCTTGCCTGAAAGTGAACGGACACCTTTATCGCCAACAGGATTGAGAATGGGAAGTCGGACTAGCAAAGAAAAGAATGCGGCTAAGGCCGAGGACCCAAAGAAAGCAATCGATTTGAACAATATCTCTGCAGCCCCCGAGTCTGATATTCTTAGTATTTCTAAAGAAGAGTATGAGGACCGGTTCAGGGATTGCATTATCGGCTTGAAGGATATAACTGACATTGTTTTGAAGGCAGTGAGAGCTGCAGAAGCGGAAGCCAGATCAGCGAATGCTCCTGAGGAAGCTGTGAAAGCAGCAGGTGATGCTGCTGCTGAGCTTGTGAAATCTGCTGCTTTAGAG GCTTGGAAGAGTGAAAATAGTGGCGATGCCGTTGTATTAGCTGCTGAGAAAGCTGCAGCTACTGTAGTCGATGCTGCCATGTCCACTAGCGTCTCAAG AAGCTCTGACCAGGTTAATGAGGAGCATGTTGTTGAAGAAGCTGTGAAAATTAGTGAGGACCAGGATCTGGAAGATTTTGTTATCATTGACCAGGAGCAGCTCTTGCTACTTAGGGAAAAATATAGCATTTTGTGCTTGCAGTATCTTGGAGAGTACGTTGAAGCTTTGGGTCCTGTTCTTCATGAAAAAGGTGTTGATGTTTGCCTCGCATTGCTGCAACGGGGAATCAAAGACCAGGAGGGATGTGGCCACGTTTCACTACTTCATGAAATTCTTAGATTGATTTGTGCCCTGGCCGCACACCGGAAATTTGCTGCGCTATTTGTTGACCGGGGTGGTATTCAGAAGATCCTCTCTGTCCCTAAGATTACTCAGACATACACTGCTCTGTCTGCATGCTTGTTTACTTTTGGTTCTCTCCAG TCTACAATGGAACGTGTTTGTGCGCTTTCACCTGACACACTCAACAATGTGGTTGAACTAGCGCTGCAACTCTTAGAGTGCCCACAAGATGCAGCTAGAAAAAATGCAGCCATATTCTTTGCTGCTGCATTTGTGTTCAAAGCTGTTCTGGATTCATTTGATGCACAGGATGGGATGCAAAAACTTCTGAATATATTACAAGTTGCTGCATCCGTAAGGTCGGGTGGTAACTCTGGAGCATTAGGATCCTCCAACGCGAATCAAGGGAATGACCGATCGCCTGCTGAAATTCTGACTCAGTCAGAAAAGCAGGTCGCGTATCATTCATGTGTTGCACTACGGCAATATTTTAGAGCTCATCTCCTTCAGCTTGTTGATTCCATCCGACCAAGCAAGAGTATCCGTAGTATTGCTCGGAATACTTCCAGTGCAAGAGCTGGTTACAAACCTTTTGACATCGGCAATGAGGCTATGGATGCTATTTTTCGTCAGGTCCAGCGGGACAGAAAGTTAGGACCTGCTCTCGTAAGAGCTCGCTGGCCCGTGATGGATAAATTCTTGGCCTCTAATGGTCATATTATCCTGCTAGAGTTATGCCAG AGTCTACCTGCTGATCGGTATCTTCATGACTTGGCTCAGTATGCATTTGGAGTTCTTCACATCATAACTCTTATGCCACACAGCCGCAAATTGATGGTGCATGCTACATTAACTAACAACCGTATTGGTATGGCTGTTATACTAGATATAGCAAACAGTGTTGTTGGCTATGTTGATCCTGAG GTGATTTGTCCAGCATTGAATGTGCTTGTCAATCTTGTATGCCCCCCTCCATCGATCAGCAACAAGCCGTCCTCAGCTGTTAATCAGCAGCCTGCAGGAAGTTATTCAGAGAGCAGAGACAGGAATGCTGAAAAAAGCACTTCAGAAAGAAATGTTGCAGCGAACCAAAGTGAATCTCGGGAACGATATGGTGATGGCACACCTGTTGTGTCATCTGGAGTTGTTGGTGACAAGAGAATATCGCTAGGTGTAGGAGCTGGGGGTCCTGGTCTTGCTGCTCAATTGGAACAAGCTTATCGCCAAGCTCGAGAAGTAGTCAGAGCCAATAATGGTATAAAGATTCTTTTGCAGCTTCTTGGCACTCGGATGGTTACACATCCTTTGGCTATTGATCCTATTCGAGCCCTTGCCTGTCGTGTACTGCTTGGCTTGGCTAGAGACGATGCTATTGCACATATACTGACGAAGCTCCAG GTAGGGAAGAAATTATCAGAACTGATTCGTGATACGAGTACCCAGTCATCTGGAGGTGATAATGCAAGATGGCTAAATGAACTGACCCAAGTGGCAATTGAGCTCATTGCG GTCTTGACTAATTCTGGTAAAGAAACAACCTTAGCAACTGATGCTGCTGCTCCAGCGTTGAAGCGCATTGAGCGAGCTGGCATAGCAGCTGCTACTCCTGTCTCTTACCATTCCAG GGAACTGATGCAACTGATACATGAACATCTCCTTGGATCTGGTTTGGCTGCTACTGCTGCCATGTTGCAGAAGGAGGCTGACCTTGCACCTTTGCCATCAACTGCTGCAGTGCTACCTGTCCACCAGCCCGCTGCCCTGGAACCATCATCTGTTCAAGTTCAACAACAGTGGCCTTCTGGCCGTGTTCAGGGATTTCTGTCCGACAAAACAATGATTGCTGCAGATCAAGCTGGCCAACGATCAGATTCTGTTGTGCCTTCGTCTAAGAAGAAGGCACTGGTATTCTCATCCAGTTTCTCTAAACGAAATCAACCCTTTGTTTCGTTTTCTGGTAATAGAGCAAGCAATAGCCTGAAAAGTCCTGTACCTGCCGGAAATGTGGACGGTATGACTTGCTCTGCCTCTGCTGCCAATACTGGAGATGTGGAGACATCGCATAAAACACCAATGCCCTTGCCACTTAAGAGGAAGCTTGCGGATATGGAGTTTAGTTCTGCATCAGCAGCAAAGCGCCCTGCAATAATGGATCAAGCATCCCAATCTCCTGTGTTCCAAACTCCTGCTCCTACTCGCAGAGGCCTCTCTGTGGCAGTGGATTCTCCTACTGCAGCATTTCCAGGAAGGACAAACTTCAACAACATTTCCACTGAGAACTTTGAAGATTCTCAATGCACACCTGGAGTGGTAACAGGCACACCACATCTTGGTGTAAATGATCAACAAACAGGAACTTCGGAGCGCATGACGCTCGACTCATTGGTTGTACAATATTTGAAACATCAACACCGCCAATGTCCTGCTCCAATAACAACTTTGCCGCCAGTCTCTCTGCTGCACCCTCATGTTTGCCCCGAGCCTAGCCGCAGCATTAGTGCACCAGCAAATGTAACTGCTCGCATGGGCAGCCGTGAGATAAACAGGGAGTTTAGCGGGATCAAAGTGCCCCGCAGGGATCGCCAATTTATATACAGCAGGTTCAAGCCATGCCGTGTTTGCCGTGATGAGGCCTCGCTGTTGACTTGCATGACTTTTATTGGAGGTGCATCAAGGGTGGCGGCTGGGAACCATAGTGGTGAATTAAGAATATTTGACAGCAACCTTGCAAATCTCATAGAGACGCACACTTGTCACCAGAATCTTGTTACTATGGTGGATTCAACATCTGTTGGTGGAACTGAGCTGATTCTCTCATCTAGCATAGATGAGGTTAAGCTCTTTGATGCTTTCTCACTGCATACGGGGCCTTTGCACACATTTGATAACTGCAAAGCTGCCAGGTTTAACCATGCTGGGACTTTATTTGCCGGCCTTTCTACGGATGCAAATCACCGGGCGGTTCTATTGTATGATGTCCAGACGCATAATGTTGATATGCAGCTTCCTGATAACTCCAGCCTGCCAGGTTCAGGCCGGGGTGTACAACCCATTATACATTTCAGTCCTTCAGATGATATGTTGCTGTGGAACGGGGTCCTGTGGGATAGACGAAGTCCCACTCCTATCCATCAGTTTGACCAGTTCACAGACTATTGTGGTGGTGGCTTTCATCCAGCTGGAAATGAG GTGATCCTAAATTCAGAGGTGTGGGATCTGAGAAAATTTAAGCTTCTGAGGAGTGTCCCATCCCTGGACCAGACAGTAATCAAATTCAATGGAAGTGGTGATGTTATCTATGCTATCCTCAGGCGTAACCTTGAGGATGTCACATCATCCATCCAAACCCGGAGGGTCAGACATCCCCTGTTCCCTGCATTCCGCACGATCGATGCTGTCACTTACGCAGACATTGCAACTGTCCAAATAGACCGTGGCGTCCTCGACCTTGCCACTGAGCCCAATGATTCCCTTCTCGGAGTTGTTGCCATGGACGATCCTGACGAGATGTTCTCCTCTGCTCGCATATTCGAAGTTGGCAGGAAACGGCCAACCGATGATGACTCGGATCCGGAGGACGGAGGGGACTCGGaggaggatgatgacgatgatgatgactCGGACGTTGATGTCCTCCTCGGGACCGATTTAGGGCTCGGGGACACGGATTCTGAGGATGATCCAAGTAACAGCAgcggtgatgatggcggtgacgATGACGACGAGGAGGATCTGGACAGTGGGGATGAAAACGATGACGATGATGAGGAAGGCGACTTTGATGTGGGAGGGGGGTTACTTGAGATGATGGGTGGAGGGGATGGTGATGAGAGTGGTGACATGATCGAGTCCTTCAGCAGCGGTGAGGATGAAGGGTGGCTCATGTGA